Proteins found in one Paenibacillus dendritiformis genomic segment:
- a CDS encoding YaiI/YqxD family protein, which translates to MKWVSRMSDKLRILVDADACPVKNEIIAAALEQEAAVLFVASYAAFAPDWQLANYDIHTVFVDQAFQAADIYIANAARSGDIVVTSDYGLAALCLPRGASVLMPRGGELTTDNVDEYLSRRHFSAKARRAGLRTKGPRAMSEQDRINFQHKLTKLLQREQEKLSP; encoded by the coding sequence ATGAAATGGGTGAGTCGCATGTCTGACAAGCTTCGTATCTTAGTGGATGCGGATGCCTGCCCGGTCAAGAACGAGATCATCGCCGCTGCGCTGGAGCAGGAGGCCGCGGTTTTATTTGTCGCTTCCTATGCGGCATTTGCCCCGGACTGGCAGCTGGCGAACTACGACATTCATACCGTATTTGTCGATCAGGCGTTCCAGGCGGCGGATATCTATATCGCGAATGCAGCGCGGTCAGGAGACATAGTCGTGACAAGCGACTATGGGTTGGCCGCGCTCTGTCTGCCGCGCGGAGCTTCCGTATTGATGCCGCGGGGCGGCGAATTGACAACCGATAATGTGGATGAGTATTTGTCGAGGCGGCATTTTTCGGCCAAGGCCCGCAGGGCGGGACTTCGCACGAAGGGGCCCCGGGCGATGAGCGAACAGGACCGGATCAACTTCCAACATAAGTTGACAAAACTTTTGCAACGGGAGCAGGAGAAATTGAGCCCGTAG
- a CDS encoding diacylglycerol kinase family protein, translating into MRRPWADTFRAAWEGILYALRTQRNMRVHTAAAVAACLLGAGFGISAGEWLWLALAITLVVSAELMNTAVESAVDLTMPDPHPLAKIAKDTAAGAVFVTAVFALIVGVVLFAGRLLQLLRTFL; encoded by the coding sequence ATGAGACGGCCGTGGGCGGATACATTCCGGGCAGCATGGGAAGGCATCCTCTATGCCCTCCGCACCCAGCGGAATATGCGCGTCCATACGGCGGCCGCCGTGGCCGCCTGTCTGTTGGGAGCAGGCTTCGGGATATCGGCAGGCGAATGGCTGTGGCTTGCCCTCGCCATCACGCTGGTGGTGTCGGCCGAATTGATGAATACTGCGGTGGAATCAGCGGTCGATCTCACGATGCCCGACCCGCATCCTCTGGCCAAAATTGCGAAGGATACCGCCGCAGGAGCCGTGTTCGTGACAGCGGTATTTGCCCTTATTGTCGGCGTGGTCTTGTTCGCGGGGCGTCTGCTGCAGCTCCTGCGGACCTTCTTATAA
- the glyQ gene encoding glycine--tRNA ligase subunit alpha, with protein sequence MNFQQMILTLQQFWSEQNCILVQPYDVEKGAGTMNPMTFLRSIGPEPWNVAYVEPSRRPADGRYGENPNRLYQHHQFQVILKPSPDNIQELYLDSLRRLGIDPLQHDIRFVEDNWEAPTLGAWGLGWEVWLDGMEITQFTYFQQVGGIDAHPVSVEITYGLERLASYIQDKENVFDLEWVDGVTYGDVFHQPEYEHSKYTFEVSDTAMLFSLFTMYEQEANRAMEQHLVFPAYDYVLKCSHAFNLLDARGAISVTERTGYIVRVRNLARQVAATYLEEREKLGFPLLKKGEERHA encoded by the coding sequence ATGAATTTTCAGCAAATGATTTTGACGCTTCAACAATTCTGGTCCGAGCAGAACTGCATCCTCGTGCAGCCTTATGACGTGGAAAAGGGAGCCGGCACGATGAATCCGATGACGTTTTTGCGCTCCATCGGGCCGGAGCCATGGAATGTCGCCTATGTGGAGCCATCCCGCCGCCCGGCGGACGGCCGCTATGGCGAGAACCCGAACCGGTTGTATCAGCATCATCAATTCCAGGTGATTCTGAAGCCTTCGCCGGACAATATCCAGGAGCTCTATCTCGACAGCTTGCGCCGCCTCGGCATCGATCCGCTTCAGCATGACATCCGGTTCGTCGAGGATAACTGGGAAGCTCCGACGCTGGGCGCATGGGGGCTCGGTTGGGAAGTATGGCTTGATGGTATGGAGATTACGCAATTCACTTATTTCCAGCAGGTCGGAGGCATCGACGCGCATCCGGTATCGGTCGAGATTACGTACGGGCTGGAGCGTCTGGCTTCTTATATACAGGACAAAGAGAATGTGTTCGATCTGGAATGGGTCGATGGGGTCACCTACGGCGACGTCTTCCACCAGCCAGAGTACGAGCATTCGAAATATACGTTTGAAGTGAGCGACACGGCGATGCTGTTCTCGTTATTCACGATGTATGAGCAGGAAGCGAACCGGGCCATGGAGCAGCATCTCGTATTCCCGGCATACGATTATGTGCTCAAGTGCTCGCACGCGTTCAATTTGCTGGATGCGCGCGGAGCCATCAGCGTAACCGAGCGCACCGGATACATTGTCCGGGTGCGGAATCTGGCCCGCCAGGTTGCGGCCACGTATTTGGAGGAACGGGAGAAGCTCGGCTTCCCGCTGTTGAAGAAGGGAGAGGAACGCCATGCCTAA
- a CDS encoding PhoH family protein, giving the protein MTQPTIVKLTLQNVAEGLALFGPQDKYLRLIQSSTDANVMSRDAEISISGEAMEVEKLQQLFEVLLELVRNNIALSERDIQYAIDLAQDWKVHELLDLFKGEIAHTYRGKPIRVKTIGQRHYVSTIKKKDIVFGIGPAGTGKTYLAVVLAVMALKEGAVKRIVLTRPAVEAGENLGFLPGDLQEKVDPYLRPLYDALYDVIGLDQVGKALERGLIEIAPLAYMRGRTLDDAFIILDEAQNTTPEQMKMFLTRLGFGSKMVITGDITQIDLPRGKRSGLVEASHILHEIEEIGFVHFAEQDVVRHSLVQKIITAYQKDSENQG; this is encoded by the coding sequence TTGACGCAACCAACAATTGTCAAGCTTACACTGCAGAACGTTGCCGAGGGACTGGCTCTCTTCGGCCCCCAGGACAAGTACCTGCGCCTGATTCAGAGCAGCACGGACGCGAACGTTATGTCGCGGGATGCTGAGATTTCTATTTCGGGAGAGGCGATGGAGGTTGAGAAGCTGCAGCAGCTGTTTGAAGTCCTGCTGGAGCTTGTGCGGAACAATATCGCTCTGTCCGAACGCGACATTCAATACGCCATCGATTTGGCGCAAGATTGGAAAGTCCACGAACTGCTCGATCTGTTCAAAGGCGAGATTGCCCATACGTACCGGGGCAAGCCGATACGGGTAAAGACGATCGGGCAGCGGCATTATGTATCCACCATTAAGAAGAAGGACATCGTGTTCGGCATCGGTCCGGCCGGGACGGGCAAGACGTATTTGGCCGTCGTCCTGGCGGTGATGGCGCTGAAGGAAGGAGCGGTCAAGCGGATTGTATTGACCCGCCCGGCCGTAGAGGCCGGCGAGAATCTGGGCTTCCTTCCGGGGGATCTGCAGGAGAAGGTGGACCCGTATTTGCGTCCGCTCTATGATGCGCTGTACGACGTCATAGGCCTTGATCAAGTCGGGAAAGCATTGGAACGGGGACTGATTGAGATCGCGCCGCTTGCTTACATGCGCGGCCGCACGCTTGATGACGCGTTCATTATTTTGGACGAAGCCCAGAATACGACGCCCGAGCAGATGAAGATGTTCCTGACACGGCTCGGATTCGGCTCGAAGATGGTCATCACCGGAGACATTACCCAGATCGATCTGCCGCGCGGCAAGCGCTCGGGCCTGGTGGAGGCTTCTCATATTTTGCATGAGATTGAAGAAATCGGCTTTGTGCACTTTGCCGAGCAGGATGTCGTTCGTCATTCCTTAGTGCAGAAAATTATTACAGCTTATCAGAAGGATAGCGAAAACCAAGGATAG
- the glyS gene encoding glycine--tRNA ligase subunit beta — translation MPKDILLELGLEEVPARFMRPAMEQLQSRMERWLTESRIGFASIQVYGTPRRLAVIVREAADKQTDIHEEVKGPARKIALDENGAWTKAALGFARSQGIEPEQLFLKELNGVEYVYANKSSIGTETSAVLGDGLASLIQAMTFPKNMRWGDKEMRYVRPIRWIVALHGTDIVPLEIAGVQAGNISRGHRFLGAEVTIDEPAHYVERLREQYVIADADERVAEITRQIDALAAEKGWHIAVKDDLLEEVLFLVEYPTVLYGTFDEAFLHIPQDVLITSMREHQRYFPVLNAERQLLPFFVTVRNGDATGLDQVVKGNEKVLRARLSDAKFFYEEDQKLRIIDCVHKLDSIVFHEELGTIGDKIRRLHAIADALALAVETDRETALWVSRAADICKFDLVTQMVYEFPELQGMMGEDYARKAGEPEAVARAINEHYKPRYSGDPAPDTLVGCIISLADKLDTLVGCFAIGIIPTGSQDPYGLRRQATGIVQVLLERGLPLTLHMMLDIALDVHEKAQLLKRSSEEVRRDLIEFFGLRVKNVLADTVRYDVVDAIMASGYDDVKQTVARAEALMQAVAAEEFKLTAESFNRVCNLAAKAESEAIDPDRFEHDAERELFERWSEVHQAYEAAFADASKALAVLGRLQDPVNRFFDQVMVMAEDEAVRANRLALLANIAADIRRYADFSKLVWAS, via the coding sequence ATGCCTAAAGATATATTGTTGGAGCTTGGACTGGAAGAAGTGCCGGCACGCTTCATGCGCCCTGCGATGGAGCAACTGCAGAGCCGGATGGAACGCTGGCTGACGGAATCGCGGATCGGATTCGCCAGCATTCAAGTGTATGGAACGCCTCGCCGCCTGGCTGTCATCGTTCGCGAGGCGGCCGATAAGCAGACGGATATTCACGAGGAAGTGAAGGGTCCGGCACGCAAGATCGCGCTGGATGAGAACGGGGCTTGGACCAAGGCCGCGCTGGGCTTCGCCCGCAGTCAGGGCATTGAGCCGGAGCAGCTGTTTTTGAAGGAACTGAACGGCGTTGAATACGTGTATGCCAACAAGAGCAGCATCGGGACGGAGACGTCTGCCGTGCTGGGCGACGGCCTCGCTTCGCTTATTCAGGCGATGACCTTCCCGAAAAACATGCGTTGGGGAGACAAGGAAATGCGCTATGTTCGTCCAATCCGCTGGATCGTGGCACTGCATGGGACAGATATTGTTCCACTGGAAATCGCCGGTGTGCAGGCAGGGAATATATCGCGCGGCCACCGCTTCCTCGGCGCAGAGGTGACGATCGACGAGCCGGCTCACTACGTGGAACGCTTGCGCGAGCAGTATGTGATCGCCGACGCCGATGAGCGGGTGGCGGAGATTACGCGCCAGATTGACGCATTGGCCGCAGAGAAGGGCTGGCATATCGCCGTCAAGGACGATCTGCTGGAAGAGGTGCTGTTCCTGGTCGAATATCCGACCGTGCTGTACGGCACATTCGATGAAGCGTTCCTGCACATTCCGCAGGACGTGTTGATTACGTCGATGCGCGAGCATCAGCGTTACTTCCCGGTACTGAATGCGGAGCGGCAGCTGCTGCCATTCTTCGTGACCGTCCGGAACGGCGATGCGACCGGACTGGATCAAGTCGTCAAAGGCAACGAGAAGGTGCTTCGCGCCCGCTTGTCGGACGCCAAATTTTTCTACGAGGAAGATCAGAAGCTGCGCATTATCGATTGCGTCCATAAGCTCGATTCGATCGTGTTCCACGAGGAGCTGGGCACCATCGGCGATAAAATCCGCCGGCTGCATGCGATTGCCGACGCGCTCGCCCTGGCGGTTGAGACCGATCGGGAGACGGCGTTGTGGGTGAGCCGGGCTGCAGATATTTGCAAGTTCGACCTCGTGACGCAAATGGTTTATGAATTTCCGGAGTTGCAGGGCATGATGGGAGAAGATTATGCCCGCAAGGCCGGGGAGCCGGAAGCGGTCGCACGCGCCATCAATGAGCATTACAAGCCGCGGTATTCCGGAGATCCGGCGCCGGACACGCTTGTAGGCTGCATTATTAGCTTGGCGGATAAGCTGGATACACTCGTCGGCTGCTTCGCCATCGGCATCATTCCGACAGGCTCGCAGGATCCGTACGGCCTGCGCCGCCAAGCGACGGGGATTGTCCAGGTGCTGCTGGAGCGCGGCCTGCCGTTGACGCTTCATATGATGCTCGACATTGCGCTGGACGTGCACGAGAAGGCGCAACTGCTGAAGCGGAGCAGCGAGGAGGTCCGGCGGGATCTGATTGAATTTTTCGGCTTGCGTGTGAAAAATGTATTGGCGGACACCGTTCGCTACGACGTGGTCGATGCCATCATGGCCTCGGGCTATGACGATGTGAAGCAGACAGTAGCGCGCGCGGAGGCACTGATGCAGGCTGTCGCCGCAGAGGAGTTCAAGCTGACGGCCGAATCGTTCAACCGCGTATGCAATCTTGCGGCCAAGGCGGAATCGGAAGCGATCGATCCCGATAGGTTCGAGCATGATGCGGAACGCGAGCTGTTCGAGCGCTGGAGCGAAGTGCACCAGGCATATGAAGCGGCGTTCGCGGATGCGTCTAAGGCGCTTGCCGTGTTGGGACGGCTTCAGGATCCGGTCAACCGCTTTTTCGACCAGGTGATGGTCATGGCCGAGGATGAAGCGGTCCGGGCGAACCGGCTGGCGCTGCTTGCCAACATCGCGGCCGACATCCGCCGGTATGCCGATTTCTCCAAGCTCGTCTGGGCATCCTGA
- a CDS encoding HD family phosphohydrolase — protein MLKTNRSGDGSKPARQVNMSGWKYSVGVRFLLFFLITLLFYLSLAPSVLPEKFDIEVNVRSEKDIIAPIQIPDKKATLKAQDQAAERVQPIYDIISLRNERLSDSIFDRIEQLNSDETISYSQKVDVFRREIPEMVKDHVRQFLTTGRNTNTYSSVMLEEISKRLEEQTYRIPEETYIKIARLTKEDITEMKSVARELVSKLMSDAVPEAAIARAKVPEYVNASSLNKRSAREVVQELVRLVITPNKFYDDEATKEAKVQARENTPPVFIKQGDIFVKKGQLITQEMYDLLRENDLLKTEVNYWPQFGLLLLSALFSLVLFMFMRQASHTHFKFNNVQLLMLLLIFTINIIAVHIIAYSQTEDAIFIGYAAPVAMGVMLITLLIDLPLAYISAVVLSVVASIILNTHQGAVFDFHFGFFALVTSYAAIFAIHRASQRSTILKAGIMVCIFGSLTVLTLSMLNGDALNQRDTMLAAAFAFASGLLNAVLVMGLMPFFEVTFGILSALKLVELSNPNHPLLRKLLTETPGTYHHSVMVGNLAEQAAEAIGANGLLCRVGAFYHDIGKTKRPSYFIENQTNMDNPHDFIDPKLSTSIIVAHARDGADMLKDYKLPKPIRDIAEQHHGTTFLKYFYYKALKLAKEQGKEPDFTEDDFRYPGPKAQSKEAAVVGIADCVEAAVRSLRHPTVEQIESMIQKIIKDRLDDNQFNECDLTLRELDIIGHSLKQTVMGIFHSRIEYPDDPKAKQDGAKPEVASDAAAGEKKEQQADEAVVEAQSDQAPRPGAEPKPEASSSEPGPERDNKS, from the coding sequence ATGCTAAAGACAAATCGTTCCGGCGACGGAAGCAAGCCGGCCCGGCAAGTGAATATGTCCGGTTGGAAATACAGCGTCGGCGTGCGCTTTCTTTTGTTTTTTCTCATCACGCTGTTGTTCTATCTCAGTCTGGCTCCGAGCGTGCTGCCGGAGAAATTCGATATCGAGGTCAACGTGCGGAGCGAGAAGGACATTATCGCGCCGATTCAGATACCCGACAAGAAGGCGACGCTCAAAGCCCAGGATCAGGCGGCCGAACGGGTGCAGCCGATTTACGATATCATTTCCTTGCGCAACGAGCGTCTGTCCGACAGCATATTCGATCGGATTGAGCAATTGAACTCGGACGAGACGATCTCCTATTCCCAGAAGGTGGACGTGTTCCGCCGGGAAATTCCGGAGATGGTGAAGGATCATGTGCGCCAGTTCCTGACGACGGGACGGAATACCAACACCTATTCCAGCGTGATGCTGGAGGAAATTAGCAAGCGTCTCGAAGAGCAGACGTACCGGATTCCCGAGGAAACGTATATCAAGATCGCGAGACTGACCAAGGAAGATATTACGGAAATGAAATCGGTCGCGCGGGAGCTCGTATCGAAGCTGATGAGCGATGCGGTTCCCGAAGCGGCGATCGCCAGGGCGAAGGTGCCCGAATACGTGAACGCCAGCTCCCTGAACAAGCGCTCGGCGCGTGAAGTCGTGCAGGAACTGGTCCGGCTCGTCATTACGCCGAACAAGTTCTATGATGATGAAGCGACGAAGGAAGCGAAGGTTCAGGCGCGCGAGAATACGCCGCCGGTATTTATTAAGCAGGGCGATATTTTCGTCAAAAAGGGCCAGCTGATTACGCAAGAAATGTATGACTTGCTGCGTGAGAACGATCTGCTGAAGACCGAAGTCAATTATTGGCCGCAATTCGGCCTGCTGCTTCTGTCGGCGCTGTTCTCGCTCGTCTTGTTCATGTTCATGCGCCAGGCGAGCCATACGCATTTCAAATTCAACAATGTTCAGCTGCTGATGCTGCTGCTTATTTTCACGATCAATATCATTGCCGTCCATATTATCGCGTACTCGCAGACGGAAGACGCGATATTTATCGGCTACGCGGCGCCGGTCGCCATGGGCGTCATGCTGATCACGCTCCTGATCGATCTGCCGCTCGCCTATATTAGCGCGGTCGTGCTGAGCGTCGTCGCGAGCATTATTTTGAATACGCATCAGGGCGCGGTGTTCGATTTCCATTTCGGATTTTTCGCCCTCGTTACATCCTATGCGGCGATATTCGCGATTCACCGGGCGAGCCAGCGCTCGACGATATTGAAGGCAGGCATTATGGTATGCATCTTCGGCAGCTTGACGGTACTGACGCTGTCCATGCTGAACGGGGATGCGCTCAACCAGCGCGATACGATGCTCGCTGCGGCGTTCGCCTTTGCGAGCGGACTGTTGAATGCGGTTCTGGTGATGGGACTGATGCCGTTCTTCGAAGTGACCTTCGGTATTTTGTCCGCGCTGAAGCTGGTCGAGCTGTCGAACCCGAACCATCCGCTGCTGCGGAAGCTGCTGACCGAGACGCCGGGTACGTATCATCACAGCGTCATGGTCGGCAATCTGGCCGAGCAGGCGGCCGAAGCGATCGGAGCCAACGGGCTGCTCTGCCGCGTGGGTGCGTTCTATCACGATATCGGCAAGACGAAGCGTCCGAGCTATTTCATCGAGAATCAGACGAATATGGACAATCCGCATGATTTCATCGATCCGAAGCTGAGCACTTCGATAATCGTGGCGCATGCCCGCGACGGGGCCGATATGCTGAAGGACTACAAACTTCCGAAGCCGATTCGGGATATAGCCGAGCAGCATCATGGCACGACATTTTTGAAGTACTTCTATTACAAGGCGTTGAAGCTGGCCAAGGAGCAGGGCAAGGAGCCCGATTTCACGGAAGATGACTTCCGTTATCCGGGGCCGAAGGCGCAATCGAAGGAGGCGGCCGTCGTCGGCATTGCCGATTGCGTGGAAGCGGCGGTCCGCTCGCTCCGCCACCCGACCGTGGAGCAGATTGAATCGATGATTCAAAAAATCATTAAAGACCGTCTGGATGACAATCAATTCAACGAATGCGATCTAACCTTGCGTGAGCTAGACATTATCGGTCATTCGCTGAAGCAGACCGTAATGGGTATTTTCCATTCCCGCATCGAATATCCGGACGATCCGAAGGCCAAGCAGGACGGAGCCAAGCCGGAAGTCGCTTCGGATGCTGCCGCCGGCGAGAAGAAGGAGCAGCAGGCGGATGAGGCGGTTGTCGAGGCGCAGTCCGACCAAGCGCCAAGGCCGGGAGCCGAGCCGAAGCCGGAAGCGTCAAGCAGCGAACCGGGTCCGGAACGGGACAACAAATCGTAG
- the ybeY gene encoding rRNA maturation RNase YbeY, with the protein MHTVKLEWNNEQERLPIEPPLIELLERILQEAARTEGVDGGEVALTFVDDAGIHELNREYRGIDRPTDVLSFAMRESTDEEMDILYEVEEDAELAGLDDDLLGDIIISTERAQAQAEEYGHSLEREIGFLFVHGFLHLLGYDHQDEKSEREMMDKQEAVLGRVGLIR; encoded by the coding sequence ATGCACACTGTGAAGCTGGAATGGAACAATGAACAGGAGCGGCTTCCGATTGAACCGCCGCTAATCGAGCTGCTGGAGCGGATCCTGCAGGAAGCGGCCCGGACAGAGGGAGTAGATGGAGGAGAAGTGGCCCTTACCTTCGTCGACGACGCGGGCATCCACGAGCTGAACCGCGAGTATCGCGGCATCGATCGCCCGACGGACGTGCTGTCCTTCGCGATGCGCGAATCGACCGATGAAGAGATGGACATCTTATACGAAGTGGAAGAGGATGCCGAGCTGGCCGGCCTGGACGATGATTTGCTGGGCGACATCATCATTTCCACCGAACGTGCGCAGGCCCAGGCCGAGGAGTACGGGCATTCGCTTGAACGGGAAATCGGATTTTTGTTCGTGCACGGCTTCCTTCATCTTCTCGGCTATGATCATCAGGACGAGAAGAGCGAGCGCGAGATGATGGACAAGCAGGAGGCGGTTCTTGGCCGGGTTGGGCTGATCCGCTAA
- the recO gene encoding DNA repair protein RecO: protein MLYRVEGIVIRSMDYGEGNKIITLCTKSHGKVGVLVRGAKKVRSRHAAATQLFTYGEYVFFRGMGHIGTLNSCEILEGHHTLREQLHLAAYASYAAELVDRALQDEEAGGAMFDQLHAYLEALEAGKDAQVTTHLLEMKLWQRTGVGPQLYACVSCGREDELAGVGWRLGGALCRACLMREHDQYKAGPAMLTLLRQFEKTDLRRLGNVTLKPETKLRLRAFMRGYMDTHVGVRLKSQQFLDQMEKYDLANLDE, encoded by the coding sequence GTGCTATATCGGGTGGAAGGAATCGTCATCCGCAGTATGGATTACGGGGAAGGGAACAAGATCATCACGCTATGCACCAAGTCGCACGGCAAAGTCGGCGTCCTGGTGCGGGGAGCCAAAAAGGTGCGCAGCCGTCATGCGGCTGCCACTCAGCTCTTTACATACGGGGAATATGTCTTTTTCCGCGGGATGGGGCATATCGGCACCTTGAATTCATGCGAGATTCTGGAGGGTCATCATACGCTGCGCGAGCAGCTTCATCTGGCCGCCTACGCCTCTTACGCAGCCGAATTGGTTGACCGGGCATTGCAGGACGAGGAAGCCGGCGGCGCCATGTTCGATCAGCTGCATGCGTATTTGGAGGCGTTGGAGGCGGGCAAGGATGCGCAGGTTACAACGCATCTGCTGGAGATGAAGCTATGGCAGCGCACCGGCGTCGGTCCGCAGCTGTACGCCTGCGTCAGCTGCGGCAGGGAGGACGAACTGGCCGGAGTAGGCTGGCGTCTCGGCGGCGCGCTCTGCCGCGCCTGCCTGATGCGGGAGCATGACCAATATAAGGCGGGTCCCGCGATGCTGACCCTGCTCCGCCAGTTCGAGAAGACGGATCTTCGCCGGCTGGGGAATGTGACTCTGAAGCCGGAGACGAAGCTGCGGCTGCGCGCGTTCATGCGCGGCTATATGGACACGCATGTCGGCGTCCGTCTGAAGTCGCAGCAGTTCCTCGACCAGATGGAGAAGTATGATTTGGCCAATCTTGACGAGTAG
- a CDS encoding YqzL family protein, whose translation MHDFSWNVFAMTGDVDAYLLYKQSRQLSETEESSLDVPPLESSAES comes from the coding sequence ATGCATGATTTCTCGTGGAACGTATTTGCCATGACGGGAGATGTTGATGCTTATTTGTTGTATAAGCAGTCCAGACAGCTGTCGGAAACGGAAGAATCTTCCCTAGACGTACCGCCGTTGGAGAGTTCAGCGGAATCATAG
- the era gene encoding GTPase Era: MNTFQDEPRSNRTSFKSGFVAIVGRPNVGKSTLMNHVIGQKIAIMSDKPQTTRNKIHGVYTTEDTQIVFLDTPGIHKRKSKLGDYMNQVAYNTLNEVEVILFLVDVSAGLGSGDKFVMEQLAKVKTPVILVMNKIDQVHPDELPPMIKSYHELFDFAEIVPISALHGNNVTRLLEVLGTYMPEGPKYYPDDQITDHPEQFVVAELIREKILHLTREEIPHSIAVAIEDMRVQDNGVVYISAVIYVERDSQKGIVIGKQGALLKEIGKLARQDIEHLLGSKTFIELWVKVKKDWRNQDRILRDLGFRHDA; this comes from the coding sequence TTGAACACATTTCAAGACGAACCGAGATCGAACCGAACCTCATTCAAATCCGGCTTTGTAGCCATCGTCGGCCGGCCGAATGTCGGCAAATCGACGCTAATGAATCATGTCATCGGGCAGAAAATCGCCATTATGTCCGACAAGCCTCAGACGACGCGGAACAAAATCCACGGCGTCTATACGACGGAGGACACGCAAATCGTATTTTTGGATACGCCGGGCATTCATAAGCGCAAATCGAAGCTGGGCGACTATATGAACCAGGTGGCCTACAACACCTTGAACGAGGTTGAGGTCATTTTGTTTCTCGTCGATGTTTCAGCGGGCCTCGGCAGCGGGGATAAATTTGTTATGGAGCAGCTGGCGAAGGTGAAGACGCCGGTCATTCTTGTGATGAACAAAATTGATCAGGTGCATCCCGATGAGCTGCCTCCGATGATTAAGTCGTATCATGAACTGTTCGATTTCGCGGAGATCGTGCCGATCTCTGCGCTTCACGGCAATAATGTCACCCGGCTGCTGGAAGTGCTCGGCACCTACATGCCGGAAGGGCCGAAGTACTATCCGGACGATCAGATTACCGATCATCCGGAGCAGTTCGTCGTGGCGGAGCTGATCCGGGAGAAAATTTTGCACTTGACCCGGGAAGAGATCCCGCACTCGATTGCGGTCGCGATCGAGGATATGAGAGTCCAGGACAACGGCGTCGTCTATATTTCCGCCGTTATCTATGTGGAGCGGGATTCGCAGAAGGGCATCGTCATCGGCAAGCAAGGAGCGCTCTTGAAGGAGATCGGCAAGCTTGCCCGACAGGATATTGAGCATTTGCTCGGATCGAAAACGTTCATAGAGCTATGGGTCAAAGTGAAGAAGGACTGGCGCAATCAAGATCGGATTCTTCGCGATCTCGGCTTCCGCCACGATGCGTAA